Proteins from a genomic interval of Haemorhous mexicanus isolate bHaeMex1 chromosome Z, bHaeMex1.pri, whole genome shotgun sequence:
- the NR2F1 gene encoding COUP transcription factor 1 isoform X2, protein MAMVVSSWRDPQEDVAGGTPSGPNPAATQPAREQQPQQQGNSATPHTPQTPSQPGPPSTPGAAGDKGAGQQGSGQSQQHIECVVCGDKSSGKHYGQFTCEGCKSFFKRSVRRNLTYTCRANRNCPIDQHHRNQCQYCRLKKCLKVGMRREAVQRGRMPPTQPNPGQYALTNGDPLNGHCYLSGYISLLLRAEPYPTSRYGSQCMQPNNIMGIENICELAARLLFSAVEWARNIPFFPDLQITDQVALLRLTWSELFVLNAAQCSMPLHVAPLLAAAGLHASPMSADRVVAFMDHIRIFQEQVEKLKALHVDSAEYSCLKAIVLFTSDACGLSDAAHIESLQEKSQCALEEYVRSQYPNQPSRFGKLLLRLPSLRTVSSSVIEQLFFVRLCS, encoded by the exons ATGGCAATGGTAGTTAGCAGCTGGCGAGATCCGCAGGAAGACGTGGCCGGGGGCACTCCGAGCGGCCCCAACCCCGCCGCGACGCAGCCGGCccgggagcagcagccccagcagcaggggaatTCGGCCACCCCACACACCCCGCAGACCCCCAGCCAGCCGGGACCCCCCTCCACGCCGGGAGCGGCCGGAGACAAGGGAGCGGGCCAGCAGGGCTcggggcagagccagcagcacatcGAATGTGTGGTGTGCGGAGACAAGTCCAGCGGCAAGCACTACGGCCAGTTCACCTGCGAGGGCTGCAAAAGTTTCTTCAAGAGGAGCGTCCGCAGGAACTTAACTTACACATGCCGCGCCAACAGGAACTGTCCCATCGACCAGCACCACCGCAACCAGTGCCAGTACTGCCGCCTCAAGAAGTGCCTCAAAGTGGGCATGAGGCGGGAAG CGGTTCAGCGAGGAAGAATGCCGcccacccaacccaaccccGGCCAGTACGCCCTGACCAACGGCGACCCTCTGAACGGGCACTGCTATCTCTCGGGATACATCTCCCTCCTGCTGCGGGCCGAGCCCTACCCCACCTCCCGCTACGGCAGCCAGTGCATGCAGCCCAACAACATCATGGGCATCGAGAACATCTGCGAGCTGGCCGCGCGTCTGCTCTTCAGCGCCGTCGAGTGGGCCCGCAATATTCCCTTCTTCCCCGACCTGCAGATCACCGACCAGGTGGCCTTGCTGCGGCTCACCTGGAGCGAGCTCTTCGTCCTCAATGCTGCCCAGTGCTCCATGCCCCTCCATGTGGCCCCGCTCCTGGCCGCCGCCGGCCTCCACGCCTCCCCCATGTCGGCAGACCGTGTTGTCGCCTTCATGGACCACATCCGCATCTTCCAGGAACAGGTGGAGAAGCTGAAGGCGCTGCATGTCGATTCGGCTGAATACAGCTGCCTGAAAGCCATCGTCCTCTTCACCTCAG ACGCCTGCGGCCTATCGGATGCTGCGCACATCGAGAGCCTCCAGGAGAAATCGCAGTGCGCGCTAGAGGAGTACGTGCGGAGCCAGTACCCCAACCAGCCGAGCCGCTTCGGGAAGCTGCTGTTGCGGCTGCCCTCCCTGCGCACCGTCTCCTCCTCCGTCATCGAGCAGCTCTTCTTCGTCCGCTTG TGCTCCTAG
- the NR2F1 gene encoding COUP transcription factor 1 isoform X1: MAMVVSSWRDPQEDVAGGTPSGPNPAATQPAREQQPQQQGNSATPHTPQTPSQPGPPSTPGAAGDKGAGQQGSGQSQQHIECVVCGDKSSGKHYGQFTCEGCKSFFKRSVRRNLTYTCRANRNCPIDQHHRNQCQYCRLKKCLKVGMRREAVQRGRMPPTQPNPGQYALTNGDPLNGHCYLSGYISLLLRAEPYPTSRYGSQCMQPNNIMGIENICELAARLLFSAVEWARNIPFFPDLQITDQVALLRLTWSELFVLNAAQCSMPLHVAPLLAAAGLHASPMSADRVVAFMDHIRIFQEQVEKLKALHVDSAEYSCLKAIVLFTSDACGLSDAAHIESLQEKSQCALEEYVRSQYPNQPSRFGKLLLRLPSLRTVSSSVIEQLFFVRLVGKTPIETLIRDMLLSGSSFNWPYMSIQCS, from the exons ATGGCAATGGTAGTTAGCAGCTGGCGAGATCCGCAGGAAGACGTGGCCGGGGGCACTCCGAGCGGCCCCAACCCCGCCGCGACGCAGCCGGCccgggagcagcagccccagcagcaggggaatTCGGCCACCCCACACACCCCGCAGACCCCCAGCCAGCCGGGACCCCCCTCCACGCCGGGAGCGGCCGGAGACAAGGGAGCGGGCCAGCAGGGCTcggggcagagccagcagcacatcGAATGTGTGGTGTGCGGAGACAAGTCCAGCGGCAAGCACTACGGCCAGTTCACCTGCGAGGGCTGCAAAAGTTTCTTCAAGAGGAGCGTCCGCAGGAACTTAACTTACACATGCCGCGCCAACAGGAACTGTCCCATCGACCAGCACCACCGCAACCAGTGCCAGTACTGCCGCCTCAAGAAGTGCCTCAAAGTGGGCATGAGGCGGGAAG CGGTTCAGCGAGGAAGAATGCCGcccacccaacccaaccccGGCCAGTACGCCCTGACCAACGGCGACCCTCTGAACGGGCACTGCTATCTCTCGGGATACATCTCCCTCCTGCTGCGGGCCGAGCCCTACCCCACCTCCCGCTACGGCAGCCAGTGCATGCAGCCCAACAACATCATGGGCATCGAGAACATCTGCGAGCTGGCCGCGCGTCTGCTCTTCAGCGCCGTCGAGTGGGCCCGCAATATTCCCTTCTTCCCCGACCTGCAGATCACCGACCAGGTGGCCTTGCTGCGGCTCACCTGGAGCGAGCTCTTCGTCCTCAATGCTGCCCAGTGCTCCATGCCCCTCCATGTGGCCCCGCTCCTGGCCGCCGCCGGCCTCCACGCCTCCCCCATGTCGGCAGACCGTGTTGTCGCCTTCATGGACCACATCCGCATCTTCCAGGAACAGGTGGAGAAGCTGAAGGCGCTGCATGTCGATTCGGCTGAATACAGCTGCCTGAAAGCCATCGTCCTCTTCACCTCAG ACGCCTGCGGCCTATCGGATGCTGCGCACATCGAGAGCCTCCAGGAGAAATCGCAGTGCGCGCTAGAGGAGTACGTGCGGAGCCAGTACCCCAACCAGCCGAGCCGCTTCGGGAAGCTGCTGTTGCGGCTGCCCTCCCTGCGCACCGTCTCCTCCTCCGTCATCGAGCAGCTCTTCTTCGTCCGCTTGGTAGGTAAAACCCCCATCGAAACCCTCATCAGGGATATGCTACTGTCGGGGAGCAGCTTCAACTGGCCTTACATGTCCATCCAGTGCTCCTAG